TTTTGCATTGGAGAGCCGGAAGAAGAACGGTGTGCCAATCGTAGAGAACGTGCCTATCCGTATGCGTGTCATATACGCAAGCCAACGCATCGAGTTTACAACAGGCTACCGGATTGACGTAGCCAAATGGGATGCCGACAAACAACGGGTAAAGAACGGATGCACCAACAAGCTGAAACAAAGCGCATCCGAAATCAATGCAGACTTGCTGAAATACTATGCCGAAATGCAAAACGTGTTCAAGGAGTTTGAGGTGCAGGAAACCATACCTACCACCCAGCAGCTAAAGGATGCATTCAATCTGCGGATGAAAGACAGCAGTGAAGAACAACAGGAAGAAGTACAGATTAGTTTTTGGGAAGTGTTCGATGAGTTTGTAAAAGAGTGTGGCAACCAGAATAATTGGACGGCATCCACCTATGAGAAATTTGCAGCGGTAAGAAATCACATCAAAGAGTTCAAGGAGGATGTAACCTTTGAATACTTCAACGAGTTCGGGCTGAACGAGTATGTTAATTTCTTGCGTGATAGAAAGGACATGAGAAACAGCACCATTGGTAAACAGATGGGGTTTCTCAAATGGTTCCTGCGTTGGAGCTTCAAAAAAGGGCATCATCAGAACATTGCATACGACGCATTCAAGCCCAAATTGAAAACAACCCCTAAAAAGGTAATATTCCTGACATGGGATGAACTGAACAAGCTGAAAGATTATCAAATACCGCATGACAAGCAGTATTTGGAACGTGTCAGGGATGTCTTTCTGTTCTGTTGCTTCACGAGCTTACGATATTCGGATGTCCGTAACTTGAAAAGAAGTGATATTAAGCCCGACCACATTGAAGTCACCACAGTCAAGACTGCGGACAGCCTGATAATCGAACTGAACGACCACAGCAAAGCCATTCTTGAAAAATACAAGGATGTTCATTTCGAGAACCACATGGCATTGCCCGTCATCAGCAATCAGAAGATGAACGATTATCTGAAAGAACTGGGTGAACTGGCGGAAATCAACGAGCCTGTACGGGAAACCTACTACAAGGGAAATGAGCGCATAGATGAAGTCACACCCAAATACGCATTGTTAAGTACCCATGCAGGAAGAAAGACTTTCATCTGTAATGCGTTGGCACTCGGAATTCCGGCGCCGGTGGTTATGAAATGGACTGGACACAGTGATTACAAAGCCATGAAGCCCTACATTGATATAGCGGATGACATCAG
The Bacteroides caecimuris DNA segment above includes these coding regions:
- a CDS encoding site-specific integrase; its protein translation is MNIKRNIIFALESRKKNGVPIVENVPIRMRVIYASQRIEFTTGYRIDVAKWDADKQRVKNGCTNKLKQSASEINADLLKYYAEMQNVFKEFEVQETIPTTQQLKDAFNLRMKDSSEEQQEEVQISFWEVFDEFVKECGNQNNWTASTYEKFAAVRNHIKEFKEDVTFEYFNEFGLNEYVNFLRDRKDMRNSTIGKQMGFLKWFLRWSFKKGHHQNIAYDAFKPKLKTTPKKVIFLTWDELNKLKDYQIPHDKQYLERVRDVFLFCCFTSLRYSDVRNLKRSDIKPDHIEVTTVKTADSLIIELNDHSKAILEKYKDVHFENHMALPVISNQKMNDYLKELGELAEINEPVRETYYKGNERIDEVTPKYALLSTHAGRKTFICNALALGIPAPVVMKWTGHSDYKAMKPYIDIADDIRANAMNKFNQL